The following proteins are co-located in the Larus michahellis chromosome 9, bLarMic1.1, whole genome shotgun sequence genome:
- the LOC141748886 gene encoding protein PML-like: MAGPDPAPGPQLLEDDFQFILCEGCRKELPNLKLLTCLHTLCLDCLSKNKPVGQCPVCRTAIPQASSISDMDNLLFTNLQARLEIYKKIVGGVDLFCDNCKKAGEFWCSECKEFLCTRCFEAHQRYLKMESHKAMRVIDIRAGSFKDFLKGTGKTSNLFCSNPTHESQIVSVYCKKCKRALCCICALLDSHHTPFCDIRSETRRRQEELGTLSRELKQKRNGFEATYAGLKDEAARLERVQRETRQLIRQRVEQLVGLIRREEEELLGLVEAGQEQGRRELSRELERVEGVLRRMEAGEQLVEKMNLYATEQEVMDMQPFIKDSLEELLQLPGARDRAQAGDLTECRARLQALVERVTGHPGTADPQHDSLSEDDSTVILDFEPPREHCQPRGGLPTGLSAHHRPCAPMLDPSSSRGHVCPDQGGDMSPTQSMPPVFLMQRDEEAEKDSGSFHGDTVPLPRSIQDSLATLQQDFAGWSRSNVQQADELLNISNRLLKAQLRANRHLVSVIREIRAMSRSLATVTSAMGPLLQPVASPREPLTTDMDWPSLPSDILELFPSSTPQEHAPPIPGAAMGPSASRPSPAAPPASPARLQTHSPASEGECPKSGHSTKGKRGGKPSTRLRKRRKK, encoded by the exons atGGCCGGCCCCGACCCTGCTCCCGGCCCCCAG cTCCTAGAAGATGACTTCCAGTTCATCCTTTGCGAGGGCTGCCGGAAGGAACTGCCCAACCTCAAGCTCCTCACCTGCCTCCACACCTTATGCCTCGATTGCCTGAGCAAGAACAAGCCCGTTGGGCAGTGCCCCGTGTGCCGGACGGCCATCCCGCAGGCCAGCAGCATTTCTGACATGGACAACCTGCTCTTCACCAACCTGCAGGCCAGGCTCGAGATCTACAAGAAGATCGTTGGTGGAGTTGACTTGTTCTGCGACAACTGCAAGAAAGCCGGTGAGTTCTGGTGCTCCGAGTGCAAGGAGTTTCTCTGCACCAGGTGCTTTGAGGCCCACCAGCGCTACCTGAAGATGGAGAGTCACAAAGCCATGAGGGTGATAGACATCAGGGCAGGATCTTTTAAGGACTTCCTCAAGGGCACCGGGAAGACCAGTAACTTGTTCTGTTCCAACCCAACCCACGAGAGCCAGATTGTAAG CGTTTACTGCAAGAAGTGCAAGAGGGCTCTGTGCTGCATCTGCGCGCTGCTGGACAGCCATCACACCCCCTTCTGCGACATCCGCAGTGAGACCCGGcgcaggcaggaggagctgggcaccCTCAGCCGGgagctgaagcagaagagaaacggCTTCGAGGCCACCTACGCGGGGCTGAAGGATGAGGCCGCCCGGCTGGAGCGGGTGCAGCGGGAGACGCGGCAGCTGATCCGTCAGCGTGTGGAGCAGCTGGTGGGGCTGATCCgtcgggaggaagaggagctgctggggctggtggaagccgggcaggagcagggccgtCGGGAGCTGTCGAGGGAGCTGGAGCGGGTGGAGGGGGTGCTGCGGCGGATGGAGGCGGGCgagcagctggtggagaagatGAACCTCTACGCCACGGAGCAGGAGGTGATGGACATGCAGCCCTTCATCAAGGActccctggaggagctgctgcagctgccagggGCCAGGGACCGAGCACAGGCTGGGGACTTGACTGAgtgcagagccaggctgcaggcGCTGGTGGAGCGCGTCACGGGGCACCCAG GTACTGCTGATCCCCAGCATGACTCCCTGTCTGAAGATGATTCCACCGTGATCCTCGACTTCGAGCCTCCCAGGGAGCATTGCCAACCACGTGGAGGTCTCCCCACTGGGCTGTCTGCCCACCACCGGCCCTGTGCCCCCATGTTGgacccctccagcagcagaggacaTGTGTGTCCAGACCAAGGAGGGGATATGTCCCCCACCCAATCCATGCCTCCAGTCTTTCTGATGCAGAGGGatgaagaagcagagaaagactCGGGGTCATTCCATGGGGACACTGTGCCTCTTCCCAGGAGCATCCAGGACTCTCTGGCCACCCTGCAGCAAGATTTTGCTGGCTGGTCCAGGTCCAACGTGCAACAAGCAGACGAGCTCCTGAATATCAGCAATCGCCTGCTGAAAGCTCAGCTCAGGGCAAACAGGCACCTGGTGTCCGTGATCCGGGAGATCCGGGCCATGTCCCGCTCCCTGGCCACTGTCACCTCTGCTATGGGACCCTTGCTGCAGCCTGTGGCCAGCCCACGGGAGCCCCTCACCACAGACATGGACTGGCCATCGCTGCCCTCCGACATCCTGGAGTTATTCCCTTCCAGCACTCCGCAGGAGCATGCACCACCGATCCCAGGGGCTGCCATGGGCCCTTCCGCCAGCAGACCCTCTCCTGCCgccccccctgccagcccagcacGCTTACAGACCCATAGCCCAGCCTCTGAGGGGGAATGCCCCAAATCGGGACACTCCACCAAGGGCAAGCGTGGTGGGAAGCCCAGCACCAGACTTCGGAAGCGGAGGAAGAAGTGA
- the STOML1 gene encoding stomatin-like protein 1 isoform X1 → MFSRSGYQALPLGDFDRFQQSSIGLYGAQKGFFSFGSKQDPLGPAGNTTDSSQGWLSWICHGIITSLVFLLMVVTFPISGWFALKIVPTYERMIIFRLGRIRAPQGPGMVLLLPFIDHWQRVDLRTRAFNVPPCKLTSKDGAVISMGADVQFRVWDPVLSVMMVKDLIAATRMTAQNAMTKTLVKKSLREIQVEKLRIGEQMLLEINDMTKSWGLEVDRVELSMEAVLQPPRENLVGPLATAPPIAGLEGLDGTIQQLAAHFFSNTLALAGSKTGTPETADSVETVNEVEPPTAPLLPTAGSTWRKPSADELLSAVEPVLSEALVGQVGASYQVNITLPSGARSTYFIDLSSGSGRAGRGVPEGNPDVILEVAEKDLQDLFLGDLRPLSAYMSGKLQVKGDLHLALKLEDLVKAMKQHR, encoded by the exons ATGTTCAGCCGGTCGGGATACCAGGCCCTTCCCTTGGGAGACTTTGACCGCTTCCAGCAGTCCAGCATCGGGCTCTATGGTGCCCAGAAGGGCTTCTTCTCCTTCGGATCCAAGCAAGATCCTCTGGGCCCAGCTGGGAATACCACAG ACTCCTCCCAGGGCTGGTTGTCCTGGATCTGCCATGGGATTATCACCTCCTTGGTCTTCTTGCTGATGGTTGTCACCTTCCCCATCTCAGGATGGTTTGCCTTGAAG ATTGTGCCCACCTACGAGCGAATGATCATCTTCCGCCTGGGCCGCATCCGGGCACCGCAAGGACCCGGCatggtcctgctgctgcccttcaTTGATCACTGGCAGCGTGTGGATCTGAGGACAAGGGCCTTCAATGTGCCCCCCTGCAAG ctgaCCTCCAAGGACGGGGCGGTCATCTCCATGGGTGCCGATGTCCAATTCCGGGTGTGGGACCCCGTGTTGTCCGTCATGATGGTAAAGGATCTCATCGCGGCCACCCGGATGACAGCACAGAATGCCATGACCAAGACCTTGGTGAAGAAGAGCCTCCGTGAGATCCAGGTGGAGAAGCTGAGGATTGGGGAGCAGATGCTG ctggagaTTAATGACATGACGAAGTCCTGGGGCCTGGAGGTGGACAGGGTGGAGCTGAGCATggaggctgtgctgcagccacccCGGGAGAACCTGGTGGGCCCTCTGGCCACGGCGCCACCCATCGCTGGGCTGGAGGGACTGGATGGCACCATTCAGCAGCTGGCTGCCCACTTCTTCAGCAACACCCTGGCTCTGGCGGGCAGCAAGACCGGCACTCCGGAGACAG CAGACAGTGTGGAGACGGTGAATGAGGTGGAGCCTCCcaccgctcccctcctccccaccgccGGCAGCACCTGGAGAAAGCCCAGCGCAGATGAACTGCTCTCGGCAGTGGAGCCTGTCCTCTCCGAGGCCCTAGTCGGCCAGGTGGGAGCATCCTACCAGGTCAACATCACCCTGCCCAGTGGCGCCCGGAGCACCTACTTCATAGACCTCTCCTCAG GCAGCGGGCGAGCTGGCCGAGGTGTGCCCGAGGGCAACCCTGATGTCATTCTGGAGGTGGCGGAGAAAGACTTACAGGACCTCTTCCTGGGTGACCTGCGCCCCTTGAGTGCCTACATGAGCGGGAAGCTGCAGGTGAAAGGCGACCTGCACCTCGCCCTGAAGCTGGAGGATCTCGTCAAGGCGATGAAACAACATAGATAG
- the STOML1 gene encoding stomatin-like protein 1 isoform X2, translating to MFSRSGYQALPLGDFDRFQQSSIGLYGAQKGFFSFGSKQDPLGPAGNTTDSSQGWLSWICHGIITSLVFLLMVVTFPISGWFALKIVPTYERMIIFRLGRIRAPQGPGMVLLLPFIDHWQRVDLRTRAFNVPPCKLTSKDGAVISMGADVQFRVWDPVLSVMMVKDLIAATRMTAQNAMTKTLVKKSLREIQVEKLRIGEQMLLEINDMTKSWGLEVDRVELSMEAVLQPPRENLVGPLATAPPIAGLEGLDGTIQQLAAHFFSNTLALAGSKTGTPETDSVETVNEVEPPTAPLLPTAGSTWRKPSADELLSAVEPVLSEALVGQVGASYQVNITLPSGARSTYFIDLSSGSGRAGRGVPEGNPDVILEVAEKDLQDLFLGDLRPLSAYMSGKLQVKGDLHLALKLEDLVKAMKQHR from the exons ATGTTCAGCCGGTCGGGATACCAGGCCCTTCCCTTGGGAGACTTTGACCGCTTCCAGCAGTCCAGCATCGGGCTCTATGGTGCCCAGAAGGGCTTCTTCTCCTTCGGATCCAAGCAAGATCCTCTGGGCCCAGCTGGGAATACCACAG ACTCCTCCCAGGGCTGGTTGTCCTGGATCTGCCATGGGATTATCACCTCCTTGGTCTTCTTGCTGATGGTTGTCACCTTCCCCATCTCAGGATGGTTTGCCTTGAAG ATTGTGCCCACCTACGAGCGAATGATCATCTTCCGCCTGGGCCGCATCCGGGCACCGCAAGGACCCGGCatggtcctgctgctgcccttcaTTGATCACTGGCAGCGTGTGGATCTGAGGACAAGGGCCTTCAATGTGCCCCCCTGCAAG ctgaCCTCCAAGGACGGGGCGGTCATCTCCATGGGTGCCGATGTCCAATTCCGGGTGTGGGACCCCGTGTTGTCCGTCATGATGGTAAAGGATCTCATCGCGGCCACCCGGATGACAGCACAGAATGCCATGACCAAGACCTTGGTGAAGAAGAGCCTCCGTGAGATCCAGGTGGAGAAGCTGAGGATTGGGGAGCAGATGCTG ctggagaTTAATGACATGACGAAGTCCTGGGGCCTGGAGGTGGACAGGGTGGAGCTGAGCATggaggctgtgctgcagccacccCGGGAGAACCTGGTGGGCCCTCTGGCCACGGCGCCACCCATCGCTGGGCTGGAGGGACTGGATGGCACCATTCAGCAGCTGGCTGCCCACTTCTTCAGCAACACCCTGGCTCTGGCGGGCAGCAAGACCGGCACTCCGGAGACAG ACAGTGTGGAGACGGTGAATGAGGTGGAGCCTCCcaccgctcccctcctccccaccgccGGCAGCACCTGGAGAAAGCCCAGCGCAGATGAACTGCTCTCGGCAGTGGAGCCTGTCCTCTCCGAGGCCCTAGTCGGCCAGGTGGGAGCATCCTACCAGGTCAACATCACCCTGCCCAGTGGCGCCCGGAGCACCTACTTCATAGACCTCTCCTCAG GCAGCGGGCGAGCTGGCCGAGGTGTGCCCGAGGGCAACCCTGATGTCATTCTGGAGGTGGCGGAGAAAGACTTACAGGACCTCTTCCTGGGTGACCTGCGCCCCTTGAGTGCCTACATGAGCGGGAAGCTGCAGGTGAAAGGCGACCTGCACCTCGCCCTGAAGCTGGAGGATCTCGTCAAGGCGATGAAACAACATAGATAG
- the PML gene encoding protein PML: MPDSPAAPRPPGPSPPADGSGTTAPMDMGPQPGTPPCSPPSQQPAVEDDFQFVSCERCRKESPNLKLLTCLHTLCLDCLSENKPIGQCPVCRTVIPQASGIPNMDNLLFTNLQARLSIYKKISDNGGPSCSRCQGEAATVWCSECEEFLCTKCFEDHQWFFKKRSHEAKKVEDLRADSAHRFLEDTRKSCNLFCSSPGHANQGHISSIYCKKCKRALCCSCALLDSHHAPFCDIHSETRRRQEELGTLSRELKQKRNGFEATYAGLKDEAAQLERVQREMRQLIRQRVEQLVGLIRREEEELLGLVEAGQEQGRRELSRELERVEGVLRRMEAGEQLVEKMNLYATEQEVMDMQPFIKDSLEELQRLQPPVTGDRTQPGDLTECRARLQALVERVMGHPGTNSQAVPMVEVAPENNLQEPVEPQSQSILPTFTISLEEMHKSSALPVTIWPKRTSHGMERGSQVSPKLLKLECDSMPIPSDPSSNQWDGRRGPSTSTPDQNCSSIPAANSHPDVAEDISIVISSSEDSEEDTAASSKPKDCKKSSSPTWSASGTSPHCSPGPTSPWDNRLEPSTLVFLSLKVDQKTQNITEVAAANGECTFKILIQTPDSVLALLSQGVSMEVGMQNLLWYLSLIPRPILIVYNFWTLELPALFKALDATGRKVDFCQVVGGYVDMLALIKEKLPKASSYRLKNLLRGYLQQQLNEGSTLATAKALQDLWGVLALPVQPDTGMMLTHCNLQSYTILQTLVQEKLLTRRAAKILARRNLILWELEEA; encoded by the exons ATGCCCgacagccccgccgccccccggccgcccggccccagccccccagccG ATGGCAGTGGCACCACTGCCCCCATGGACATGGGACCCCAGCCGGGGACACCCCCGTGCTCCCCTCCGTCCCAGCAGCCCGCCGTGGAGGATGACTTCCAGTTCGTCTCCTGCGAGCGCTGCCGGAAGGAATCGCCCAACCTCAAGCTCCTCACCTGCCTCCACACCTTGTGCCTCGATTGCCTGAGCGAGAACAAGCCCATTGGGCAGTGCCCCGTGTGCCGGACGGTCATCCCGCAGGCCAGCGGCATCCCCAACATGGACAACCTGCTCTTCACCAACCTGCAAGCCAGGCTCAGCATCTACAAGAAGATCAGTGACAACGGTGGCCCGAGCTGCAGCCGGTGCCAGGGGGAAGCGGCGACGGTGTGGTGCTCGGAGTGTGAGGAATTCCTCTGCACCAAGTGCTTCGAGGACCACCAGTGGTTCTTCAAGAAGAGGAGCCACGAGGCCAAGAAAGTGGAGGATCTTCGTGCCGACTCAGCCCATCGGTTCCTGGAAGACACCAGAAAGTCCTGCAACCTCTTTTGCTCCAGTCCTGGTCATGCCAACCAGGGCCATATCTCCAG caTCTACTGCAAGAAGTGCAAGAGggctctgtgctgctcctgcGCGCTGCTGGACAGCCATCACGCCCCCTTCTGCGACATCCACAGCGAGACCCGGcgcaggcaggaggagctgggcaccCTCAGCCGGgagctgaagcagaagagaaacggCTTCGAGGCCACCTACGCGGGGCTGAAGGATGAGGCCGCCCAGCTGGAGCGGGTGCAGCGGGAGATGCGGCAGCTGATCCGTCAGCGTGTGGAGCAGCTGGTGGGGCTGATCCgtcgggaggaagaggagctgctggggctggtggaagccgggcaggagcagggccgtCGGGAGCTGTCGAGGGAGCTGGAGCGGGTGGAGGGGGTGCTGCGGCGGATGGAGGCGGGCgagcagctggtggagaagatGAACCTCTACGCCACGGAGCAGGAGGTGATGGACATGCAGCCCTTCATCAAGGActccctggaggagctgcagcgGCTGCAGCCGCCGGTGACCGGGGACCGAACGCAGCCTGGGGACTTGACTGAgtgcagagccaggctgcaggcGCTGGTGGAGCGCGTCATGGGCCACCCAG GTACTAATTCCCAAGCTGTCCCCATGGTCGAGGTGGCCCCAGAGAACAACCTG CAAGAGCCAGTCGAGCCCCAGAGCCAGAGCATCTTGCCCACCTTCACCATCAGCCTCGAGGAGATGCACAAAAGCTCG GCTCTCCCCGTCACCATTTGGCCCAAGCGGACATCACACGGCATGGAAAGGGGCAGCCAGGTGTCACCCAAGCTGCTGAAGCTGGAGTGTGACAGCATGCCGATCCCCAGCGATCCCAGTTCAAACCAGTGGGATGGCAGAAGGGGGCCCAGCACCTCCACGCCAGACCAGAACTGCAGCAGCATCCCGGCCGCCAACAGCCACCCTGATGTTGcag AAGACATCAGCATCGTCATCAGCAGCTCGGAGGACAGTGAGGAAGACACGGCG GCCTCCAGCAAGCCCAAGGATTGTAAAAAGTCCTCCAGCCCAACATGGTCTGCGAGCGGCACCTCACCCCactgcagccctggccccaccagcccctgggACAACAGGCTGGAGCCAAGCACCTTGGTGTTCCTCAGCTTGAAGGTTGATCAGAAAA CCCAGAACATCACCGAGGTGGCAGCAGCCAACGGAGAGTGCACCTTCAAGATACTGATTCAGACACCAGATTCGGTGCTGGCGCTGCTCTCCCAAGGTGTCTCCATGGAGGTGGGGATGCAGAACCTACTCTGGTACCTTTCCCTGATCCCCAGGCCCATCCTCATCGTCTATAACTTCTGGACGCTGGAGCTGCCTGCTCTCTTTAAAGCCTTGGATGCCACAGGCAGGAAAGTGGACTTCTGCCAGGTTGTGGGCGGTTACGTGGATATGTTGGCCTTGATCAAGGAAAAGCTGCCCAAGGCCTCTTCCTACAGGCTGAAGAACCTGCTGAGAGGGTACCTGCAGCAGCAACTCAATGAGGGCAGCACGCTGGCCACGGCCAAGGCCTTGCAGGACCTTTGGGGAGTCCTGGCGCTCCCTGTTCAACCCGACACGGGGATGATGCTCACCCACTGCAACCTGCAGAGCTACACCATCCTGCAGACCCTGGTGCAGGAGAAGCTGCTCACCAGGAGGGCGGCCAAGATCCTGGCCCGGCGCAACCTCATCctctgggagctggaggaggcatGA
- the ISLR2 gene encoding immunoglobulin superfamily containing leucine-rich repeat protein 2, translated as MAPLLSLWLVALLGLARACPEPCACVDKYAHQFADCAYKDLQVVPTGLPSNVTTLSLSANKITSLQRRSFVEVTQVTSLWLAHNEIRSIEPGTFAILVQLKNLDISHNQIVDFPWQDLYNLSALQLLKMNNNHMALVPQGAFHTLKDLRSLRINNNKFTSLAEGIFDSLSSLSHLQIYNNPFECSCKLQWLKKWMDSTLISIPEKDSITCALPEQLRGVPVGKIPDVQCTSPTVQLTYYPNLDTTELFDGFTLTLHCAVTGTPPPEVSWKIRTSSQTLELNGNPKESAGKDLPKQDPQRFLVFKNGTLLIPHLSKREEGTYTCLATNEMGSNQTSVNVAVAGTQKYPLQPGRDPLGGKAQPGEKKPGAKGAKNSVLMPDERNKPFGPTRQSQPSLASGTESMRDGQVPFQLPPFEKKCGSTQTSKYISNHAFNQSGDFKQHTFDLGVIALDVSERDARVQLTPTYMQPEKVHLRMLYLCQESTQGHALVQWSKIEEGVNSYWFQGLNPGTNYSVCLTYLGEDCQVQVVFTTKKEIPSLIIIVVVSIFLLVLATLPLMGATWCHLLSKYQGKTYKLIMKAQNPDQMEKHMAADFDPRASYLESEKNYNPSEVGEVEVEEEDDEEEEEDEGGRRRRRREAEGAPEMEREESMAASSMAESQSKANGEEFEVHSEYSDKLPLGAEAVTISQEINGNYRQRPR; from the coding sequence ATGGCCCCGCTGCTGTCCCTGTGGCTGGTGGCCCTGCTCGGCCTGGCCCGGGCGTGCCCCGAGCCCTGCGCCTGTGTGGACAAGTACGCCCACCAATTCGCCGACTGCGCCTACAAGGACCTTCAAGTGGTGCCCACCGGGCTACCCTCCAACGTGACCACCCTCAGCCTCTCGGCCAACAAGATCACCTCGCTGCAGCGGCGTTCCTTCGTGGAGGTGACCCAGGTCACCTCCCTCTGGTTGGCACACAACGAGATCCGCTCCATTGAGCCCGGCACCTTCGCCATCCTGGTGCAGCTGAAAAACCTCGACATCAGCCACAACCAGATCGTGGACTTCCCCTGGCAGGACCTGTACAACCTCAGCGCTCTCCAGCTGCTCAAGATGAACAATAACCACATGGCTCTGGTGCCTCAGGGGGCATTCCACACCCTGAAGGACCTCCGGTCCCTACGCATCAACAACAACAAGTTCACCAGCCTTGCAGAGGGGATCTTCGACTCGCTTAGTTCCCTCTCCCACCTGCAGATCTACAACAACCCCTTCGAGTGCTCCTGCAAGCTCCAGTGGTTGAAGAAGTGGATGGACAGCACACTTATCTCCATCCCTGAGAAGGACTCCATCACTTGTGCCCTCCCGGAGCAGCTCCGAGGAGTGCCGGTGGGGAAGATCCCGGACGTGCAGTGCACCTCGCCTACTGTGCAGCTCACCTATTACCCCAACCTGGACACCACAGAGCTCTTTGATGGCTTCACCCTGACGCTGCACTGTGCTGTGACAGGCACCCCACCACCTGAAGTGAGCTGGAAGATCCGCACCTCCAGCCAAACCCTGGAGCTCAATGGGAACCCAAAGGAGAGCGCTGGGAAGGACCTCCCCAAACAGGACCCCCAGCGCTTCTTGGTCTTCAAGAATGGCACGTTGCTGATTCCGCACCTGAGCAAGCGGGAAGAGGGCACCTACACCTGCCTGGCCACCAATGAAATGGGGAGCAACCAGACCTCAGTCAACGTGGCTGTGGCAGGCACCCAGAAATACCCACTGCAGCCCGGGAGGGACCCGCTGGGGGGTAAAGCGCAGCCAGGTGAGAAGAAGCCTGGGGCCAAGGGAGCAAAGAACAGTGTGCTCATGCCAGATGAGAGGAACAAACCCTTCGGTCCCACCCGGCAGAGCCAACCATCCTTGGCATCTGGGACAGAGTCCATGAGAGATGGGCAAGTCCCTTTCCAGCTTCCACCCTTTGAGAAGAAGTGTGGCTCCACACAAACCAGCAAGTACATTTCCAACCACGCCTTCAACCAAAGTGGTGACTTCAAGCAGCACACGTTTGACCTGGGGGTGATTGCTTTAGATGTGTCAGAGCGTGATGCCCGGGTACAGCTCACACCCACCTACATGCAGCCTGAGAAGGTCCATCTCAGGATGCTCTACCTGTGCCAGGAGAGCACCCAGGGCCATGCCTTGGTCCAGTGGTCCAAGATCGAGGAAGGGGTGAACTCGTACTGGTTCCAGGGCTTGAATCCCGGCACCAACTACTCTGTGTGTCTCACCTACCTGGGGGAGGACTGCCAGGTCCAAGTGGTCTTCACCACCAAAAAAGAGATCCCCTCACTCATCATCATCGTGGTCGTGAGCATCTTCTTGCTGGTGCTGGCCACCTTACCCCTGATGGGGGCCACATGGTGCCACCTCCTCTCCAAGTACCAAGGGAAGACCTACAAGCTCATCATGAAGGCCCAGAACCCAGACCAGATGGAGAAGCACATGGCCGCTGACTTTGACCCCCGTGCGTCCTACCTGGAGTCTGAGAAGAACTACAATCCTAGTGAGGTGGGGGAAGTGGAAGTGGAGGAAGAAgatgacgaggaggaggaggaggatgaaggaggcaggcggaggaggaggagagaagccGAAGGGGCTCCAGAGATGGAGCGAGAAGAGAGCATGGCAGCCAGCTCCATGGCGGAGTCACAGTCCAAAGCCAATGGTGAGGAGTTTGAGGTCCACTCCGAGTACAGTGACAAGCTGCCGCTGGGCGCCGAGGCCGTCACCATCTCCCAGGAGATCAACGGCAACTACCGGCAGCGTCCCCGCTga